CGGCTTCAGGACCTTGTAGCGGAAACCTCCGGAAAACCCGCCCAGGTTGAGCACCGCGCCCATGCTGACGTAGTTGAACGGGTTGAGCGCATTGAGCAGCCTCGACCGGGACCGGGTGAGCCGGCCGAACCACTTGAGGCGCCTCAGGAGTCTCTGGAACTTCTTGATTTCCGGATGCAACTCTCTCCGGATGTCGGAGTCGAAGTCGTGGGCGTAGACGCCGCCGCGATACTTCACGCTGTAGCTGAACCTGGTGTCGACCAGGTCGATACCTTGCTGCCGCAGGAAGAGGAGAAGATGGGGGTAGACCGAGGGTATGCACGCGGTCACGGAGATATCGAACGGAATCGTGGTGCCATCGGTTTGCGGCATGTCGACGGTGACGGCATTGCCGCCGACAGAAGTCTGTGCTTCGAACACCCGGAAATCGAATCGATCGGGGTGTTGATGCAGCGCCCAGGCCGTCCCGAGCCCCGAGACTCCGGCGCCGACAATGGCAATTCTTCTCGGCATCGCCGCACCTCGCTTCACGTGCGGAACCTAATCCGGTAAGAGATAAAGCCCCTCATCAGGAGCACACACTCAGCAGGAAAGCGAGGACCAAAAAGAGGATGACAGCCAATACAGGCGGCCCAAGTTTCAAAATTGCCGCTAAGGCCAAACCGAAGGTGAAGGGTTTCTCCGCCGCCCAGTTGATGAACTTGGCGCCGGCCTTATCCCCGCCCTGAGGAACCGGGTCTCCGCGCTGCCTTCCCTCCTCGAAGCGGACCTTGAAGACGTCCCCGTCCTTATGGCGGGCAATCCACTGTCCGTGCAGTTCCCCCTGCACCATGGGAGCTTTGTGGACGGACCCGTCCGCCGGACGAATAACCCACTGTCCGTGGGGCATCCCCTCCACAACGGGACCTTCGTGGATATCCCCGTTCGCAAAACGCACAACCCACCGTCCATGCTGCTCCCCCTCCACCATGGGGCCTTGGTGGACTTCCCCATTCGCATGGCGCAGCACCCAGTGTCCGTGCGGCTTCCCCTCTACGAAAGGACCTTCTTCGACATCCCCATTCGCATGACGCAGCACCCACTGTCCGTGCTGTTTGCCCTCTACTATGGGACCTGTGAAAACAGCGCCGTCCGCGGCGCGAAAAACCCACTGTCCAGGCTCGATCCCTTCCACATAAGTGCCATGGCCGACGGTGCCGTCGGTTAAGCGCAGCACCCACGGTCCGTGCGGCTGTCCGTCTACGTAGGGGCCTTCGTGGACCTCTCCGCTCGCATAGCGTTCAACCCACTGCCCGTGCCGTTTTCCCTCCACATATGGGCCTTCTTCAATATCCCCGTTGGCACTCCGCAGCACCCATTTCCCGTGTCTCTTCCCCTTTTCGTAGCGGCCTTCGTCGACGGCTCCGTCCGCCAAGTGCTCGATACTCCTGCCATGTCCCTTGGCGGCTTGCTCGCTGGCGGGCTTCTTCATGACTACATCCTCTCGAACGGATCTTTGAAATCAAGTCCGTCCCGAACCACTGCCGAGCACGAACCCGCTCTTCCTGGGAGAAGGATGTAGGCCTCTCGCGATCCATAATGGAATTGGACGCCATTTTTACTATGGATAGATAGAAATTTGCTACAGACAGTAAATATGAATGGAAGAGAGGGGGTTTCCCGGCCTTCGGCGCAACGAAGAATCGGCGGTAGGACAACCGCCGCTCCCATCACCAACCCAAGGCGTAGCAGGAGCGGCGGGGATCGGCGCCGGTGGCCAGGGTCCCGGTGGACGGATCGCGCCAGGTGATGGTGGCTCCCATGCCGCAGACCAGGGCCGGCACCACCTTGTGGCCCAGTTTTCCCAGCTCCCGCCCGGTCGACTCGGGGAAGGCCTCCTCCAGGGAGAGCTGCCCCGGGAAGTAGACGTGGGGGTAGAAGGAGTTCCGGAAGCTGTCGCTCCCGAAGCGGGGGGCCTCGATGGCTTCCTGGATGTTCATTCCGAAGACCAGCACGTTGAGCAGCAACTGGAGGTTGGCCTGGGCTTGCTGGTCGCCGCCGGGGCAGCCCACGGTCATGACCGGTTGCCCGTCCTTCACCACCAGGTAGCCCACCAGCGTGGTCCGCGGCCGCTTCCCCGGCTCCAGGCCATTGGGGTGATCCGGCTTCAGGAAGAACATCTCGCTGCGGGTGCTCAGGGCGCAGCCGATCTCGGGGAAGAAGACCGCCTTGGCGAAGGACGCGCCGCTGGGTGTGGCGCACACCAGGTTGCCGTGATGGTCCACCACGGCGATGTGGGTCGTCCCCTGATCCGCGTAGGTGGGACCCGGGAGGTCGGACGGTGGCGGAGCCTCCGGAGCGGGACGTTCCAGGGGTTCCCGGGAGTGTTTCCAGGGATTGCCGGGCGGCGGTGTGTCGGGATGCGCTTTGCCGGGGTCGATGTGCCGGACCCGCTCGTCCGCGTATTCCTTGGAGAGCAGTCCGTCAAGGGGGACCCGGGCGAAATCGGGGTCGCCGTAGAACGCTTCCCGGTCGGCGATGGCCAGCTTCAGAGCCTCCACCACGGTGTGGACGTACGCCGGGGAGTTGTGGCCCATGGCCCGGAGGTCGAAGTGTTCCAACAGGTTCAGGGTCTGCAGCAGAACCGGGGCCTGGGACCAGGTCCTCTGGCAGCAGATCTCGTAGCCGCGGTAACGGGTGCGCGCCGGCTCCTCGAACCGGGCCCGGTAGCCCGCCAGGTCCTCGGCGCTGAGAATCCCCCCGACACTGCGGGCGCATTCCACCAGGGTGCGTGCGAGGCCTCCCTGGTAGAAGTCTCGCCGGGCGGCCCGGATCCCCTCGATCCGATCCCTTGATCCCCCCGCGTCGCCGGCGGCCAGCCGCCGCAATGTTCGCGCCAGACCGGGTTGAACCAGGATCGACCCTGGCCGGGGAAGCTTCCCGTCCTGGAAGAAGATCTCGTTGCCGCCGGGCGGGTAGTGGTTGAACTGGTCCCGGGTGGCCTCGTTGTCGAGAGCGTCGATCATGTACTCGTAATGAGGAAACCCGGCCTGAGCCAGGTGAATGGCCGGCTCCAGGACCTGGGAAAGCGGGAGGTTCCCGTAGCGTTCCAGGAGCGACAGATATCCGTCCACAGCCCCCGGAACCGTGAAGGAGAGATGAGCCAGAGGTCCGGGACCGGTGGGGATCTCCTTCAGCCCCTGGTTCCGGTAGAACTCCAACGTTGCCTGCCGGGGCGCCGTACCCTGGCCGCTCAGTGACAGGAGGTCGCCGCTCTCGGCGTCGTAGAGCATGAAGACCGACTCGGCCGCCAGCGAGTACGACGCGATCGGTTCCGTCACGGCGGCCGCAAAACCGGCCGCCACCAGGGCGTCGAAGGCGTTGCCGCCCCCCAGCAGCATGCCCATCCCGGCCATGGAGGTCAGGTAGTGACCGCTGGAGATCACTCCCTGCGTGCCGTAGATCACCGGCCGGCCGGTTGAGGGGCGGCCGCTGGCGTCGGTCTGGGACGCAATCGGTCGAACCATGTCGGATTCCTCAGATTCCTTCGGGAGCGTCCATCCCTTGGACGGTCAGGCCAGGACCCGGTCGATCACTTCGCCGTGCACGTCGGTGAGGCGGAAGTGGCGTCCCTGGTACTTGTAGGTCAGCCGGGTGTGGTCGATGCCCAGGCAGTGGAGGAGGGTGGCCTGCAGGTCGTGGACGTGGACCGGGTCCTTCGTGATGTTGTACGAGAACTCGTCGGTCTCGCCCAGGACGACGCCCGGACGAACGCCGCCGCCGGTCATCCAGATGGTGAAGCACCGGGGGTGGTGGTCGCGGCCGTAGTCGGTTTCGGTCAGCGGTCCCTGGCAGTAGACGGTGCGCCCGAACTCGCCTCCCCAGACCACCAGCGTGTCCTCCAGCATGCCCCGCTGCTTCAGGTCCTGCACCAGCGCGGCCGAGGCCCGGTCGGTGGCCTTGCACTGCCGGGGGAGGGCGGTGGGCAGCTTGCCATGCTGATCCCAGCCCCGGTGGAAGACCTGGATGAAGCGCACTCCCCGCTCGGCCAGGCGACGGGCCAGCAGGCAGTTGGAGGCGAAGGTCCCCGGCTCCCGGGCGTCCTCGCCATAGAGCTGGAAGATGTGATCCGGCTCAGCCGAAAGGTCGGTGAACTCGGGCACGGAGGTCTGCATGCGGAAGGCCATTTCGTATTGGGAGATCCGGGCCGAGATCTCGGGGTCGCCCGACTCCTCCAGCTTGATCCGGTTCAAGCGGTTCAGGGCATCCAGAAAATGCCGGCGGCTCTCCCGTCCGAAGCCCTTGGGATCGGAGAGGTAGAGGACCGGGTCCCCGACGGAACGGAACTTGACTCCCTGGTAGCGGCTGGGCAGGAAGCCGCTGCCCCAGAGGCGGTCGTAGAGTGGCTGCCCGCCGGTCCCTTGGGTGACCATGACCACGAAGGCCGGCAGGTTGCTGTTCTCGTTCCCCAAGCCGTAGGCCAGCCACGCCCCCAGACTGGGCCGCCCGGCGATCTGGGCGCCGGTCAGGAGAAACGTGACGGCCGGATCGTGATTGATGGCCTCCGTATGCATGGACCGGATGAAGCAGAGGTCGTCGGCGATCTCTGCGGTCCGGGGCAGGAGCTCGCTGATCCAGGCGCCCGATTGGCCGTGTCGGGCGAACTCGTAGATGGAAGGCGCCACGGGAAAACTGCCCTGCTCGGAGGTCATGCTGGTGAGGCGCTGGCCCTGGCGGATGGACTCGGGCAGCTCCTCGCCCCGGCGCCGGGCCAGGGCCGGCTTGTAGTCGAACAGGTCCATCTGGGAGGGCCCTCCCGACTGGAACAGCCAGATCACCCGCTTGGCCGTGGGAGCGAAGTGGGGCAGGGACGGGATTCTGGGGGAAACGGCGGGGGTGGTCCCGTCCGCGGCGGTGCGGCCCGCCTGAAGGTCCTGCTGGAGCAGGGAGCCCAGGGCGGCGGTCCCGATTCCGGCGGCCGTGGCGCCGAAGAAGTGGCGCCGGGTCTGCATCAGTCGATATCGGTTCCAGGGATCCATGTCCACGTCACTCCTTGGTAATGGCCTCGTCCAGATTCAGGATAACGCTGGCGAGACCGGCATAGGAAGCCAATTCTTGCGCGTCCAGATTCTCATTGGGGGCCGACGCACCTGCCGAGAGGTAGTCCAACGCCTCTTGGGGCCGGGACCTGAAGTCCTCTTCGAACCGCACCAGAGCCTCGACAAGCGCGGTCTGCTCCGATGTCCGGGGCCAGCGGGCGGTGACCAGGCGGAAACCGTAGGCGACACGCGCCAGGGGCGTTGAGCCGCCTTCCTCCAGCATGCGCTCCGCCAACCGGCGGGAGGCCTCCAGGTAGGTCTCGTCGTTCATCAGGTTCAGGGCCTGCAGCGGCGTGTTGGTCCGGTCGTTGCGCACGACGCAGGCTTCGCGGGTGGAGGCGTCGAACGTCACCATGGCCGGCGGCGCGATGGTCCGCCTCCAGAAGGTATAGAGGCTCCTGCGATAGAGGCCCTCACCCTGGTCCGCTTCGTAGCCCCCCTTTTTGAAGGTCAGCTCCTGCCACAGTCCCGGGGGCTGGTAGGGCTTGACCGAAGGTCCGCCCAGCTTCTCGGCAAGCAGGCCGGAAACGGCCAGAGCCTGGTCGCGGATCACCTGGGCCGGCAGGCGAAGCCGGGGCGCCCGGGCCAGCAGCCGGTTCTCCGGATCCCTCCGGGACAGCTCCGGCGACTGACGGGAGGACTGGCGGTAGGTGGCGCTGGTCACGACGGTTCTGAGCAGCGCCTTGACGTCCCAGCCGTTCTCCATGAACTCCGCGGCCAGCCAGTCCAGCAATCGGGGATGGGTGGGCTGGTCGCCCTGGGAGCCGAAGTCCTCGGGAGTCCGCACCAGACCGGCTCCGAACAGCATCTGCCAGAGCCGGTTCACCGTCACCCGGGCCGTCAAGGGGTTGGACCGGTCCACGAGCCACCGCGCCAGCTCCAGGCGGTCCGCGACGGACGCTCCCGGTTTCGTATCCATGGCCGCCGGGACCCCCGGCTCCACGGGATCGGTGCGGGCGTCGTACGCGCCCCGGTCCAGCACGTAGGACTGCCGCCTGCGGATCCGCTCCTTCATGACCATGACGGTGGGAAGGGAGTCGTAGTGGTCCTGGCGCTGCTGCCGGGCCTCCCGCAATTCCTGGACCGCCTGTAGAACGGCCTCCGGTGCGTGGCCGCCCTCCAGGAAACAGAGGTCCAACTTGGCCTGCTGGACACTACTGCGATCCGAAGGGGCGATTGCCGCGATCTCCGAGACCGGATCCAGGAGCCCGATCACCTTCGCCTCCCGGTCCGAGAGCGCCCGGCCGTAGACCCGGACCTCGTCGATGAACCCGTCGAAACGGTCGTCGGGACCCTCGCCGACCCCGATCCGGAAGTCCCGTTTCGGGCCCATGGGGTTGAGCAGGTAGTCGAACAACACCACCGGCTTCTGAAGGACGCCGTTCAGGTGGAGCCGGAACCCGCTGGCGTTGCGCTTGCCGTCATAGCTCAAGACCACGTGGTGCCAGCGGTTCAGATCCAGCACCTGCTCCGTCTCCAGACGCGCGCCCAGGTCCGACCAGCGGTAGGTGAAGTTGAATCGCAGCTTCCCTTCCCGCAGGTACAGGCCGTAACCGCGTCCCCGGAATCGGTCCACGACGCTGGAGACGATGGCCCCCTCGCCGGACCGGGGATAAAACCAGGCCGAGAGGGTGAACGGTTCCATGTAGTCGAAGCTGGCGACGGGACCGCCGTTGACGAAACGGCCGTCGAAGCGCCCCGCCTGCCCCATTCGTCCCGGCACGAATTCCAGTCCCGGCTCCGGACCGCCGTCCACGAAGGGCGGCTCGGGCGGGGGAGCTTCCGCCTTGGCCGGCTCCTCTTGCGCCTGCTCCTTCTCTTTCTCTTTCTTCTCGGCTTCCTCCTTCCACACCCGCTTCAGATTCCCCGTGGTCTCGGACCAGTCGCCGTCCAGGGGGAAATGCACCAACAGGCCTCGATCCAGAGTCCAGTCCCCGACCCGTCCCGTCTTGGCGAACTCCGTTTCCCAGTCGCGCTGCGCCTTTCTTCGTTGGCCGTCCAGCTCATCAAGGCGGAGCTGGGCCTCCCGGACCTCGGCGTCCAGCTCCATGAGGCGGGCCTCCTGCGACGGCGTCGGCGCTTTGATCACCGGATCCTCGTTGCCGTAGTTGTAGACGAAGCCCCGCTCGGGGACGTTGTTGAAGAAGGAGAAGAACCGGTAGTACTCCTGCTGGCTGATGGGGTCGTATTTGTGGTCGTGACAGCGGGCGCACCCCACCGTCAGTCCCATCCAGACCGTGGAGGTGGTCTCCACCCGGTCGGCCACGTATTCGACCCGCAGCTCCTCGTCGATGGAGCCCCCCTCGGCGCTGGTCCGGTGGTTCCGGTTGAATCCGGTGGCGACGATCTGATCCTGCGTCGCTCCCTCCAGCAGATCTCCCGCCAATTGCTCGATGGTGAACTGATGGAAACCGAGGTTCCGGTTGAAGGCGTCGATGACCCAGTCGCGCCAGCGCCACATGTGGCGGATGCCGTCGCTCTGGTAGCCGTTGGTGTCGGCGTAGCGGGCCGCTTCCAGCCAGCGGACCGCCATGTGCTCTCCGTACCGGGTGGAGCCGAGCAACCGGTCCACCAGCTTCTCGTAGGCGTCCGGCGACGGGTCCCGCAGGAAACGGTCCAGGTCCCGGGGCGTGGGAGGCAGACCCGTCAGGTCCAGGGTCACGCGGCGGACCAGCGTCTCCGGTGCGGCCTCGGGCGAGGGTGCAAGATCGTTCTCCTCGAGACGTTGCAGGACGAAGGCGTCCAGTCCGTTGCGGAGCCAGCCGCGCTCTTGGACTGCCGGCGGGTCCGGCTTGCGGACCGGGAGGAAGGCCCAGTGCGGCTGCCAGGACGCGCCCTGGTCGATCCAGCTCTCGACCTGGCGGATCTGGAGGTCGCTCAAGGGCTCATGGCCCAGATAGCCCGGGGGCATACGGGAGGCGGGATCGGGGCTGGCGATCCTTTGATAGAGGAGACTCTGGCGGGCGCTTCCGGGAACCACAACGGAGCCATTCCCGTTCCGCTCGGCGGCGATGCCGTCAGCGGTGTCCAGGCGCAACGAGGCCTGGCGCTGGCCAGCGTCGGGTCCGTGGCAGGTGAAGCATTTCTCGGAGAGGATGGGCCGGATGTCGCGGTTGAAGTCGATGTCGGCGGGGGCGGTCGCCGCGGCCGCCATTGCAGGGAGGACAACCGTCAGACACCAAGCCAAGAAACAAGTCCCGGACCGAAGTTTTGGCATGATTCCCCGCGACCATCCCCGGTCGGATGTCGTAATGACCGTTGCCCGACGGCTGGGAGCCATCTTAGCCAAGAGCGGGTAATTCAGGCAACGATTGGAGGGGGGACTGTTCGTCTCCCCCATTCTTCGGCGTCACTGGAGGAAAGCGTAAAGGAGGGATCCGCCCCCTAAACCCCCCGGAATCGGGGGTTAAAAACCCCGCTCCTATCGATTCTCAAGTAGGATAGCGGCAGATGTTGAATCCAGGTTCAGGCAATTTGCCCGCGTCTCGCCGGGCCGTCGCTTCCTGGTGCCTTTTCGACTTCGCCAATTCCCCCTTCACCACGCTGGTGGTGACCTTCATCTACGCGTCCTACTTCACTCAGGCCATCGCTCCCGACACCATCTCGGGGACGTTGTCCTGGTCGCGGGCCGTCACCGTCACCGCCCTGGCCGTGGCCCTGCTGTCGCCGATCCTGGGAGTCGTCGCCGACCGGGGCGGCTACCGCAAGTTCTTCCTGTTGCTGTGGACCGCCGCCTGCGCCCTCTTCACGGCCCTCCTCTACCTGCCCGTTCCGGGTCAGGTCTTCGAGGCCCTGCTCTGGTTCACGCTGGCCAACATCGCCTTCGAGATGTCCCTGGTCTTCTACAACGCTCTCCTGCCGGATATCGCTTCCCGGGATCGCATCGGACGCATCTCCGGCTATGGGTGGTCCCTGGGTTACGTCGGCGGACTGGCCGCCATGGCCGTGGCCTTCGTGGGGTTCGTGGATGCGGAGGTTCCCTGGTTCGGATTCAGTCGGGAGGCCGGAGCCCATATCCGAGCCACCAACCTTCTGGTCGCCGCCTGGCTCGTCGTCTTTACGCTTCCCCTGATCCTCTGGGTGCGGGAGACCCAGCCCCGAGCGCCGCTGTCGTCCCGGATGTTGTTGTCTTCTTTCCGCCACCTGGCGGTCGCCTTCCGCGACGTGCGCCGCTACCGGGAGATCTCCAAGCTCCTCCTGGCCCGGCTGCTCTACAACGACGGCCTGGTCACCATCTTCGCCTTCGGCGGCATCTACGCCACCGGGACCTTCGGCTTCACCTTCTCGGAACTGATGATCTTCGGGCTCGCCCTGAACGTGGCGGCCGGCGTCGGCGCGTTCTTCCTGGGCCACCTGGACGACCGGGTCGGCGGGAAGCGGACCATCCAGATCAGCCTCTGGGGTCTCATCATCGCGGCCATCGTCGCCATCCTGACCACCAGCCGCCCCATGTTCTGGGCCGCCTGCATCCTGGTCGGCATCTGCTCCGGTCCCAACCAGTCCGCCAGCCGTTCGCTCCTGGGCCGGTTCGTTCCGCGGGACAAGGAGAACGAGTTCTTCGGCCTCTTCGCCTTCTCGGGCAAGGCGACCGCCTTCCTGGGCCCCCTGCTGGTGGGCGTGTTGACCAGCCAGTTCAATTCCCAGAGGGTGGGCATGTCGACCATGCTCCTCTTTTTCGCCGCCGGCCTCTGGATGCTCCGGTACGTGGACGAAGAGAAGGGCTGCCGGGACTCGGGAAGAGACTGACGCCGCTACGTTCGACATCTCCCTTGGGACCGGGTTATCCTTTCGCGGATTTGTGATTCCGGATTTTTTGAAAAATTGGGTGAGGAGAGATTCATGACTCAGAGCGTTGCCTCGATTGCGGAGAGTTTTCGTGCCCGGACAGCCCGGTCGCGGGAGATGTACGAGGCGGGAACCTCGTTCACGGCGGGTCCGGCCAAAGGGGCTTACTACTACCGTCCCTATCCTCTGTCCATGGATCGGGGAGAGGGCTGCCATCTTTGGGACGTGGACGGGAACAAGTACCTGGACTGCGCCAATCACCACACGGCACAGGTGCTGGGGCACAACCACCCGCGGGTGATGGAGGCCGTCCGGACCCAGATGTCCAGAGGCCTGGCCGTGGGCGCTCCCATGGGGCCGGAAGCCGAGATCGCCGAGGAGATGTGCCGCCGGGTCGACTCCGTGGACCGGATCCGCTTCGTCAACTCGGGAACCGAAGCCACGCTGCACGCGATTCGGCTGGCTCGCGGATTTTCCGGGAAAACCAAGATCGCCAAGTTGGAAGGGGGCTATCACGGCAGTCACGATCTGGTGGAAGTCAGCGTGGCGCCGCCTCTCGACAAGGCGGGCCCGGCCCATGCGCCCCACTCGGTCCCCGGAGCGGGCGGGAGTTCCCCCAGCGTGGCTGACGAGGTCCTGATCCTGCCCTACAACGACGAGGAAGCGGCGGAACGGCTCATCGTGGAGAATCGGGACGATCTGGCCTGCGTGATCTTCGATCCCAGGTGCGGGATCCTGCACACGCGGCCCGAGTTCGCCCGGGCGGTCCGGCGAATCACCCGGGAGAACGGCGTCCTGCTCATCTTCGACGAGATCGTCGCCTTCCGCTCGTCACCAGGCGGACTGCAGGCGGTTTACGGCATCGACCCGGACCTGACCTGCTTCGGAAAGATCGTGGGCGGCGGCTTTCCCGTGGGTGCGTTCGGAGGCCGGGCCGACATGATGGATCTCCTGGACAACAGCAAGCCGCCGTCGGGCTTCTCCCAGAGCGGGACCTTCAGCGCCCATCCCCTGGCCATGGCGGCCGGCCTGGCCATGCTCCGGGAACTGACGCCCCAGGCGTGCGACCACCTGAACCGGCTGGGGGACCGGCTCACCTCCGGCCTCAACGAGATGTTCGCCCGGAAGGGGATCGTCGCCCAGTGCGTCAACACCGGCTCCGTCTTCAGCATCTACTTCAGCGATCGCGAATTGCGAAACTACCGGGACATGACCACCGTCGACAGCTCGCTGGTGTCTCCCACCTTCCTGGCCCTGCTGGAAGAGGGCTACTTCCTGGGTCACACGCTGGGGATGTGCTGCCTCTCGCTGCCCATGACCGATGAGGACATCGACGGCCTGATCGAAGCCACCGGCCGGGCCATCGCCCGGGCCCAGGCCGAATAGGAGCCGGGAGCCGGGAGCGACTTTCCTGTCGCCGGTGGAGCGGCGGTTTTCTTACCGCCGATGGGACCGGCGACTTTCCTGTCGCCAAAAAGGGGGGGTAGGGGGACGGAGTCCCCCTCTACACTTTCCGCCTGCGGAGTCACAAGGCAACATGGAAGAATGGGCGACAGGAAAGTTGCCCCTCCAATCGCCTCCTACCCGCTATTCACGACGTGATTCCGGTCCTCGCCCTTGAGCGGCAGCTCCACCCAGGCTCCGGAGCGGGCGTGGGAGAGGTGGAACCCGGCGATGGCTTCCAGGGTCTCGACGGCCTCCACGGCCGGGTAGGGAAACGGCGCCGTCCCCTCCAACCAGTCCACGATCTCGACGACCGCCACGTCCATGGAGGTGGCCTGCGCCCGGGGACTGGGCCACTCCTCGCTCCGGCCGTCCCAGTACTCGATCCGAACCTCCTCGCCTCCGGTGGTAGCCCGGCCCTCGGTGCCGTTGAAGCCGATCACCATGGGGACGCAGGCGTAGTCGGCGGCGTCCACCGTGGTCATGAGTCCCCCTTCCAACCGCATCACTCCCCAACCTCCCGGGTCCTGAAACGCGGGTCCCCGGCAGTCGGGCTTGCCGGCCAGATCCAGGGTCCCCGAGACCGCTTCCACCCGGCGGCCGGTGACGCATCGGATGGCGTCGAAGACGTGGGTCCCCACGTTGCCCAGGCGTCCGCTGCTCCACTGGGCCGTCACCGAGGTCAGCTCGCCCAGACCCCCGGCGGCGATGTGGTCCCTCAGCCTCCGGTAATTGGGGTTGTACCGGCGGTTGTGGTTGATGGCCAGCAATGACCCGGCTGCCTCGCAGGCGTCCACCATGTCGTGCCCGTCGGCCGCGGTGTTGGCAATCGGTTTCTCGCAAAGGATGGCCCGCACACCCTGGCGGGCGCAGGCCACCGTCATCTCCTTGTGGACCGGGGTATACGTCGCCACACCAACGATGTCGGGCTTTTCCTGCTCCAGCATCTCCCGCCAGTCGGCGTAGGTCCCGATCCCGGTCCGTTCGGTGAACCGCTGCCGCCGGCCCAGGTCGCGGCTGCTCCCGGCCACCACGTCGACGCGGGGATGGTTGGCCAGTGCGTCGATGTGGGTGCCGTCCAGATCCACCACCAACTGTCCCAAGGCGTCTCCCGAAACCTGGTCCGCGCCGCCGATGTAGCCCAGACCCATGATCACTGCCCGATGCGATGGATTCGTCATTCGTTTTGCTCCCTACAGGAATTTCAAGTGGGCTCACAATATAGAACGGCGGCCATGGCCGGTCAAAACGGCTCGTGGCGGATCTGCGGCGGAACCGTGTGGAAGATGCCGGCGGCCGGGACTAAACTGGCTCGCGGCATTCACGGAGTCCGTGACGGGTGTGGATCGCCTGTGAGGTTCCTGTAGATTGGCTGTGGATTACCGACTGGAGGAGTTGCCATGCCCCCTCGAAGAATCTGGGTGTTGATCGCTTCGGCTGCCGTAGTCTTGGGATTGGCTCCCGTCTCCTACGCCGAATCCCCCAAGGGCCCGATCCAGGTCCGGATCTGGAAGAACGTCATGGTGCCGATGCGCGACGGCGTCCGCCTGGCTACCGACGTCTATCTGCCCAACGGCGAGACCACCCCTCCGGGTCCCTTCCCCGTCATCCTCGTCCGGCACCCCTACGGGAAGCACAGGTCGGCCGCGACCGCCGAGTTCTTCACCACCCACGGCTACGCGGCGGCGATCCAGGACACGCGGGGCCGGTACGACTCGGAGGGGGAATTCTACATCTACGTCAACGAGGGGGAGGACGGGTACGACGCCGTGGAGTGGATCGCCTCCCAACCCTGGTCCAACGGCAACGTGGGGACCTACGGCGGATCCTATTCGGCCGCCTGCCAGAACGCCCTGGCGGCCCTGAGGCCGCCCCATCTGAGGACCATGTTCGCCTACGTGGGCACCTCCAACTACATCGAGGACGGAGCGGGCCGCGGTGGAGCCTTCGCCCTGCTGCACAACATGGTCTACGGGTTCCGCCTGGCTCAGACGGGCAAGGAGACCAAACCCGCCGATCCGGACCAGGAAGAAGACACGCCCACGCTGGAGGCCATGACCCGGGCCAACGAGCAATTGCGAAGCTGGCTCATGGCGGCGCCCCTCAAGTCCACCTCCCCGTTGTCCTGGACCCCCTCCTACGCCAAGTGGTACGCCGACTGGCGGGCGCATCCCACCTACGACGACTACTGGCAGCAGAACGGCTACAACTTCGAGGAGCGTTATTCCCAGTACCCGGACATCCCCATCTTCTACATCGGCGGCTGGTACGACATCTTCAAGCGCGGGACCGTGAAGAACTTCCAGGGCTTGACCGGACGGCAGGGCTACGTCCGGCTCCTGGTGGGGCCCTGGACCCACTCCACGCAGCAGACCTATGCCGGGGACGTGGACTTCGGTCCGGAGGCGAAGATGACGCTCCGGAAGAAGGCGTTGAGGTGGTTCGAC
This is a stretch of genomic DNA from Acidobacteriota bacterium. It encodes these proteins:
- a CDS encoding gamma-glutamyltransferase family protein; its protein translation is MVRPIASQTDASGRPSTGRPVIYGTQGVISSGHYLTSMAGMGMLLGGGNAFDALVAAGFAAAVTEPIASYSLAAESVFMLYDAESGDLLSLSGQGTAPRQATLEFYRNQGLKEIPTGPGPLAHLSFTVPGAVDGYLSLLERYGNLPLSQVLEPAIHLAQAGFPHYEYMIDALDNEATRDQFNHYPPGGNEIFFQDGKLPRPGSILVQPGLARTLRRLAAGDAGGSRDRIEGIRAARRDFYQGGLARTLVECARSVGGILSAEDLAGYRARFEEPARTRYRGYEICCQRTWSQAPVLLQTLNLLEHFDLRAMGHNSPAYVHTVVEALKLAIADREAFYGDPDFARVPLDGLLSKEYADERVRHIDPGKAHPDTPPPGNPWKHSREPLERPAPEAPPPSDLPGPTYADQGTTHIAVVDHHGNLVCATPSGASFAKAVFFPEIGCALSTRSEMFFLKPDHPNGLEPGKRPRTTLVGYLVVKDGQPVMTVGCPGGDQQAQANLQLLLNVLVFGMNIQEAIEAPRFGSDSFRNSFYPHVYFPGQLSLEEAFPESTGRELGKLGHKVVPALVCGMGATITWRDPSTGTLATGADPRRSCYALGW
- a CDS encoding DUF1553 domain-containing protein, whose protein sequence is MAWCLTVVLPAMAAAATAPADIDFNRDIRPILSEKCFTCHGPDAGQRQASLRLDTADGIAAERNGNGSVVVPGSARQSLLYQRIASPDPASRMPPGYLGHEPLSDLQIRQVESWIDQGASWQPHWAFLPVRKPDPPAVQERGWLRNGLDAFVLQRLEENDLAPSPEAAPETLVRRVTLDLTGLPPTPRDLDRFLRDPSPDAYEKLVDRLLGSTRYGEHMAVRWLEAARYADTNGYQSDGIRHMWRWRDWVIDAFNRNLGFHQFTIEQLAGDLLEGATQDQIVATGFNRNHRTSAEGGSIDEELRVEYVADRVETTSTVWMGLTVGCARCHDHKYDPISQQEYYRFFSFFNNVPERGFVYNYGNEDPVIKAPTPSQEARLMELDAEVREAQLRLDELDGQRRKAQRDWETEFAKTGRVGDWTLDRGLLVHFPLDGDWSETTGNLKRVWKEEAEKKEKEKEQAQEEPAKAEAPPPEPPFVDGGPEPGLEFVPGRMGQAGRFDGRFVNGGPVASFDYMEPFTLSAWFYPRSGEGAIVSSVVDRFRGRGYGLYLREGKLRFNFTYRWSDLGARLETEQVLDLNRWHHVVLSYDGKRNASGFRLHLNGVLQKPVVLFDYLLNPMGPKRDFRIGVGEGPDDRFDGFIDEVRVYGRALSDREAKVIGLLDPVSEIAAIAPSDRSSVQQAKLDLCFLEGGHAPEAVLQAVQELREARQQRQDHYDSLPTVMVMKERIRRRQSYVLDRGAYDARTDPVEPGVPAAMDTKPGASVADRLELARWLVDRSNPLTARVTVNRLWQMLFGAGLVRTPEDFGSQGDQPTHPRLLDWLAAEFMENGWDVKALLRTVVTSATYRQSSRQSPELSRRDPENRLLARAPRLRLPAQVIRDQALAVSGLLAEKLGGPSVKPYQPPGLWQELTFKKGGYEADQGEGLYRRSLYTFWRRTIAPPAMVTFDASTREACVVRNDRTNTPLQALNLMNDETYLEASRRLAERMLEEGGSTPLARVAYGFRLVTARWPRTSEQTALVEALVRFEEDFRSRPQEALDYLSAGASAPNENLDAQELASYAGLASVILNLDEAITKE
- a CDS encoding DUF1501 domain-containing protein, whose translation is MDPWNRYRLMQTRRHFFGATAAGIGTAALGSLLQQDLQAGRTAADGTTPAVSPRIPSLPHFAPTAKRVIWLFQSGGPSQMDLFDYKPALARRRGEELPESIRQGQRLTSMTSEQGSFPVAPSIYEFARHGQSGAWISELLPRTAEIADDLCFIRSMHTEAINHDPAVTFLLTGAQIAGRPSLGAWLAYGLGNENSNLPAFVVMVTQGTGGQPLYDRLWGSGFLPSRYQGVKFRSVGDPVLYLSDPKGFGRESRRHFLDALNRLNRIKLEESGDPEISARISQYEMAFRMQTSVPEFTDLSAEPDHIFQLYGEDAREPGTFASNCLLARRLAERGVRFIQVFHRGWDQHGKLPTALPRQCKATDRASAALVQDLKQRGMLEDTLVVWGGEFGRTVYCQGPLTETDYGRDHHPRCFTIWMTGGGVRPGVVLGETDEFSYNITKDPVHVHDLQATLLHCLGIDHTRLTYKYQGRHFRLTDVHGEVIDRVLA